From a single Planococcus shenhongbingii genomic region:
- a CDS encoding carboxymuconolactone decarboxylase family protein: MSKALEYFKEVYDVVPGWVQKMHDYSPEVLDKYTGIRGEIMQDGSLSRKEKDALIASMNAARLYSRSMMFHTKGAIDFGYSVPELIEFFLTAYLYKGEAALKKAFEAVPYALELSGKTIVLPEVTPETADDLLGTMIGWLTEEDTSYLEQVAAAIKQGDTEKISSVILSDGRISARLKHLNMAGNFIVELDGSGAAPWMEKARSAGASEADLADIGYICILTAGIPAWFELSDSLKTVK; the protein is encoded by the coding sequence ATGAGCAAAGCATTAGAATATTTCAAAGAAGTTTATGACGTCGTTCCGGGCTGGGTGCAGAAAATGCACGATTACAGCCCTGAAGTCCTGGATAAATATACGGGCATCCGCGGAGAAATCATGCAGGACGGTTCGTTGTCACGCAAAGAAAAAGACGCGTTGATCGCCAGCATGAATGCTGCCCGCCTGTACTCACGAAGCATGATGTTCCATACGAAAGGCGCCATCGATTTCGGCTATTCCGTACCCGAATTGATTGAATTTTTCCTTACCGCTTACCTTTATAAAGGCGAGGCGGCACTGAAAAAAGCGTTTGAAGCAGTTCCGTATGCTTTGGAATTGAGCGGCAAAACCATCGTTCTTCCGGAAGTGACTCCTGAAACGGCTGACGATCTGCTCGGCACCATGATCGGCTGGCTGACAGAAGAAGACACTTCATACCTTGAACAAGTCGCGGCTGCAATCAAGCAAGGAGACACAGAAAAAATATCTTCTGTGATTCTGTCAGATGGCAGAATTTCTGCGCGGCTGAAGCATTTGAATATGGCCGGCAACTTCATTGTCGAACTTGACGGCAGCGGTGCCGCACCGTGGATGGAAAAAGCACGCAGCGCGGGAGCTTCAGAAGCCGACTTGGCGGATATCGGCTATATCTGCATCTTGACTGCCGGCATTCCAGCTTGGTTTGAACTGAGTGATTCATTAAAAACTGTGAAATAA
- a CDS encoding CoA transferase subunit A: protein MSKILHDIQEALSYVKTGDTVLVGGFGLIGAPLTLIDGLTEKDVKDLTIVSNNLGESGKGLGILLNQNKIKKGIGSYFTSNRDVGDKYQKGEIELELLPQGTLAESLRAGGAGIGGYYTTTGVGTDLAKGKEEREIDGVKYILEKAIRADVALIRAHKADTLGNLVYYKTARNFNPLMATAAKTVIVEVDEIVEPGELNPEEVVTPFIYIDIIVKAQQLLTKEGVVSV from the coding sequence ATGTCAAAAATACTGCATGACATACAAGAAGCATTATCATATGTAAAAACAGGAGACACAGTTCTGGTCGGAGGATTCGGATTGATCGGTGCTCCCCTTACTTTAATAGATGGTTTAACTGAAAAAGATGTCAAAGATTTGACGATTGTCAGCAATAACCTCGGTGAGTCCGGAAAAGGGCTCGGAATTTTATTGAACCAAAACAAAATCAAAAAAGGCATCGGTTCTTATTTTACCAGCAACCGTGATGTCGGCGACAAATACCAAAAAGGCGAAATCGAACTTGAGCTTCTGCCGCAAGGCACCTTGGCGGAATCTTTGCGCGCAGGCGGCGCCGGAATTGGCGGATATTATACGACAACAGGTGTCGGTACAGACCTCGCTAAAGGTAAAGAAGAACGTGAAATTGATGGAGTGAAGTATATTCTGGAAAAAGCGATCCGTGCGGACGTCGCTTTGATCCGTGCCCATAAGGCGGATACACTGGGGAATTTAGTTTACTACAAAACTGCACGAAACTTTAATCCGCTGATGGCGACCGCTGCCAAAACCGTCATTGTTGAAGTGGATGAAATCGTCGAGCCGGGTGAGTTGAATCCGGAAGAAGTCGTGACGCCTTTCATCTATATCGACATCATTGTAAAAGCCCAGCAACTTTTAACAAAAGAAGGAGTGGTGAGCGTATGA
- a CDS encoding 3-oxoacid CoA-transferase subunit B has protein sequence MTSQMSKSETQHMIAKRVALELKGPCTVNLGIGIPTLVAEYMTEDNIYLHTENGLLGVTDVEEADIDPNLVNAGKLPVGEAVGASFFNSSDSFAMIRGGHVDVAILGALQVDETGVIANWAVPGKNIMGVGGAMDLLVGAKKVFVTMNHTSKDGSSKLLKECTYPITSTRQVDMIFTELAVFEVAGNQLKLVDLMPGVTLEDVKEKTEASFIAL, from the coding sequence ATGACATCCCAGATGAGCAAATCAGAAACTCAGCATATGATTGCAAAACGCGTTGCCCTTGAATTGAAAGGCCCTTGCACTGTTAACCTTGGAATCGGCATCCCAACACTGGTTGCGGAATACATGACCGAGGACAATATATATCTCCACACGGAAAACGGCCTACTTGGCGTGACAGATGTCGAGGAAGCGGATATTGATCCGAACCTCGTCAATGCCGGTAAATTGCCAGTCGGTGAAGCAGTCGGCGCCTCATTCTTCAACAGTTCGGATTCGTTTGCGATGATCCGCGGCGGACATGTCGATGTCGCGATACTCGGCGCGCTGCAAGTCGATGAAACCGGCGTAATCGCCAACTGGGCGGTTCCCGGCAAGAACATCATGGGCGTCGGCGGTGCGATGGATTTGCTTGTCGGCGCAAAGAAAGTCTTTGTGACGATGAACCATACGTCTAAAGACGGCAGTTCCAAGTTATTGAAAGAATGCACTTATCCGATCACATCAACACGCCAAGTGGATATGATTTTTACGGAACTTGCGGTATTTGAAGTTGCCGGCAATCAATTGAAACTGGTAGATTTGATGCCAGGCGTTACGCTTGAAGACGTAAAAGAGAAAACCGAAGCTTCGTTTATCGCTCTATAA
- a CDS encoding muconate cycloisomerase family protein — protein MKIRSFEVYILDLPTIRPHQLAMHTITVQTIVLGRVTDEEGREGWSEVATIGGASYGESTPEAIKANIDTYITPLIIGQDPIHFDKIMDDVSKLVRGNYFAKTVVENAIIDLAAKAKGIPAFELFGGQIHKSLPIAWTLASGNTEKDIEEAQELLQQKRHNIFKLKIGKGDPFKNVEHVRKIKEALGDAARLTVDVNQAWDEDTANYCIAALEAGGVSMVEQPLQAWDFEGMARLTAKFNVPIMADEAATSIQDVFRIAKTRAGNSIALKPCKHGGMTQTKKVVGIAEAAGLGLYGGTMIESSLGTAACAQLYSTISDMKFGTEIFGPLLFKDNVTVNEIKFENFEVVVPDGPGFGMEIDKEKVKHYAREFSGKQEMMN, from the coding sequence ATGAAGATACGTTCTTTTGAAGTTTATATATTGGACCTACCGACCATCCGTCCCCATCAGCTGGCGATGCATACCATTACGGTGCAGACGATTGTTCTCGGCCGCGTGACGGATGAAGAAGGCCGTGAAGGCTGGTCAGAAGTGGCAACGATTGGCGGCGCTTCCTACGGTGAATCGACGCCGGAAGCCATCAAAGCGAATATCGACACGTATATCACCCCTTTGATCATCGGACAGGACCCGATTCATTTCGATAAAATAATGGATGATGTGTCAAAACTCGTCCGGGGCAATTATTTCGCCAAAACCGTTGTGGAAAATGCCATTATCGATTTGGCGGCGAAAGCGAAAGGCATTCCCGCTTTCGAATTGTTCGGCGGCCAGATCCATAAATCATTGCCGATTGCCTGGACATTGGCCAGCGGCAATACGGAAAAAGATATCGAAGAAGCGCAAGAACTTCTTCAGCAGAAACGCCATAATATCTTCAAATTGAAAATCGGCAAAGGCGATCCTTTCAAGAACGTCGAACATGTCCGCAAAATCAAAGAAGCACTCGGCGATGCCGCGCGCCTGACAGTCGACGTCAATCAGGCATGGGATGAAGATACTGCGAACTATTGCATCGCGGCGCTTGAAGCTGGCGGTGTATCGATGGTCGAACAGCCGCTGCAAGCCTGGGATTTTGAGGGCATGGCCAGGCTGACAGCCAAATTCAACGTGCCGATTATGGCAGATGAAGCGGCGACAAGCATCCAGGATGTCTTCCGGATCGCTAAAACTCGCGCCGGCAACTCAATCGCTTTGAAACCATGCAAGCATGGCGGCATGACGCAGACGAAAAAAGTAGTCGGCATTGCAGAAGCGGCGGGCCTCGGTTTATACGGCGGCACCATGATTGAGTCAAGCCTCGGGACAGCAGCATGTGCCCAGCTCTACTCAACGATTTCCGATATGAAATTCGGCACCGAAATTTTTGGTCCCCTGCTATTCAAAGACAATGTCACAGTCAATGAAATCAAATTCGAGAATTTTGAAGTAGTTGTTCCGGACGGCCCAGGGTTTGGCATGGAAATTGATAAGGAAAAAGTAAAACATTACGCTAGAGAATTTTCCGGAAAACAGGAGATGATGAATTGA